From one Streptomyces chromofuscus genomic stretch:
- a CDS encoding IucA/IucC family protein — protein MHRRPTAEAEVADELSVVRPDLTARYAAELPGARAAVLTRLWRALTHEPLPWIEGRAPSRDGVTLRLRDGRLLHGPAPDPYATVAYVTAVRLGDVEHDRPARLLADLAVPHGADLAAELDHSVASLALSRAGQPAHPQEWPGTDWEWEQRVVDGHPYHPNCRSRPGFSVAEQLAYAPEHRPLVGLGLVPVPAETCLVTGAWPERMRERGRVLVPVHPWQAAHVLKRPCESRLTGHPLMSLRTLALSDGTHVKTALSARLTSSVRDISVASVAASMTLSAFAEELAARTDGLLHVTRTLGAVTDGSPDLAAVLRESPQVYAGPGERVLPVAALATTERAGSADWSAAFARLALGVGLRLLDLGVALEAHGQNLLVVLSATGAPVRLVYRDLADIRLSPARLARHGIRLPELPARIVTDDVTALRRKLFGSLVAGALAGTAGSGAVLRAALQAAVRELPRTPDLAALCEEPLPAKALTLMRLSRGTAGDLWAELPNPLR, from the coding sequence GTGCACCGTCGTCCCACCGCCGAGGCCGAGGTCGCCGACGAACTGTCCGTCGTCCGCCCGGACCTCACCGCGCGGTACGCGGCCGAACTGCCCGGGGCCCGGGCGGCCGTGCTGACGCGCCTGTGGCGTGCGCTCACCCATGAGCCGCTCCCTTGGATCGAAGGCCGCGCCCCGAGCCGGGACGGCGTCACCCTGCGCCTGCGCGACGGCCGCCTGCTGCACGGCCCCGCCCCGGACCCGTACGCGACCGTGGCCTACGTCACCGCCGTACGACTCGGCGACGTCGAGCACGACCGTCCGGCACGGCTGCTGGCGGACCTCGCGGTACCGCACGGCGCGGACCTCGCCGCCGAACTCGATCACAGCGTCGCCTCACTGGCCCTGTCCAGGGCCGGACAGCCGGCTCACCCGCAGGAGTGGCCGGGAACCGACTGGGAATGGGAGCAGCGCGTGGTGGACGGTCATCCGTACCACCCCAACTGCCGTTCCCGGCCCGGCTTCTCGGTCGCCGAGCAGTTGGCCTACGCGCCCGAGCACCGCCCGCTGGTGGGGCTCGGGCTGGTGCCGGTCCCTGCGGAGACGTGCCTGGTGACGGGGGCCTGGCCGGAGCGGATGCGGGAGCGGGGGCGGGTGCTGGTCCCGGTGCACCCGTGGCAGGCGGCGCACGTGCTGAAGCGGCCCTGCGAGTCACGGCTCACCGGCCACCCGCTGATGTCCCTGCGCACCCTCGCCCTGAGCGACGGCACGCACGTCAAGACCGCGCTCAGCGCACGCCTGACGTCGTCGGTGCGGGACATCTCGGTGGCGTCGGTCGCCGCGTCCATGACGCTGTCGGCGTTCGCGGAGGAACTGGCGGCGCGCACGGACGGCCTGCTGCACGTCACGCGTACGCTGGGCGCGGTCACGGACGGGTCGCCGGACCTGGCGGCGGTGCTGCGGGAGTCGCCGCAGGTGTACGCCGGGCCCGGCGAGCGGGTGCTGCCGGTGGCCGCGCTGGCGACCACCGAGCGGGCCGGGTCGGCAGACTGGTCGGCCGCGTTCGCCCGGCTCGCGCTCGGCGTCGGACTGCGGCTGCTCGACCTGGGCGTGGCGCTGGAGGCCCACGGCCAGAACCTCCTCGTCGTGCTGTCCGCGACCGGCGCCCCGGTGCGGCTGGTCTACCGCGACCTGGCGGACATCCGCCTCAGCCCGGCCCGGCTGGCGCGGCACGGCATCAGGCTCCCGGAGCTGCCCGCCCGGATCGTCACGGACGACGTGACGGCGCTGCGGCGCAAGCTGTTCGGGTCGCTGGTGGCGGGGGCGCTGGCCGGGACCGCGGGGTCGGGGGCCGTTCTGCGGGCGGCGCTGCAGGCCGCCGTACGCGAGCTGCCGCGCACCCCCGACCTGGCCGCGCTGTGCGAGGAACCCCTGCCGGCCAAGGCGTTGACGCTGATGCGGCTGTCGCGGGGAACGGCCGGCGACCTGTGGGCGGAGCTGCCCAATCCGCTGCGGTGA
- a CDS encoding MarR family winged helix-turn-helix transcriptional regulator has translation MIDDARLTEDGDTGLLDRLGFLLARHGAAADSRIRRALEGFRLTPRQGTALILLGQSGSMGQQALAAALDVDPSVMVGILNDLEAARLVERRRDRSDRRRHIVAITDEGDCLLAKTRQAVTDVEQEMFGRLSPEEVATLRGLLLRIETSRNEPACTE, from the coding sequence GTGATCGACGACGCGCGGCTGACCGAAGACGGGGACACCGGCCTCCTGGACCGGCTCGGATTCCTCCTGGCCCGGCACGGGGCCGCGGCGGACAGCCGGATACGCCGCGCTCTGGAGGGCTTCCGGCTGACACCCCGGCAGGGCACGGCCCTGATCCTGCTGGGCCAGTCCGGCTCCATGGGCCAGCAGGCACTCGCCGCGGCGCTCGACGTCGACCCGAGCGTCATGGTCGGCATCCTCAACGACCTGGAGGCCGCCCGGCTCGTGGAACGCCGGCGCGACCGGTCGGACCGTCGCCGGCACATCGTGGCCATCACGGACGAGGGCGACTGCCTGCTGGCCAAGACCCGGCAAGCCGTGACCGACGTGGAGCAGGAGATGTTCGGCCGACTTTCACCGGAGGAGGTCGCCACGCTGCGCGGGCTGCTGCTCCGCATCGAGACGTCGCGGAACGAGCCCGCCTGCACGGAGTAG
- a CDS encoding FMN-dependent NADH-azoreductase yields the protein MATLLHIDSSVFPSEASSSRAVTDAFRRTWQEQHPDGTVIYRDLAASPVPHITADAHTAGFADPGSHSAEQAAVFAQRMRLIEEVEQADALLIGAPMYNYTIPSTLKAWLDNVILFGRTAGDNPSAKGTPVTVVASRGGSYAPGTPKEPFEYVQNYLRAILSDTLALDLDFIVPELTMAPHNPAMAQLVPLFEASRDRAFEEAAHKAKQLAERLAA from the coding sequence ATGGCCACGCTGCTGCACATCGACTCGTCCGTCTTCCCGAGCGAGGCGTCGTCCTCCCGGGCCGTCACGGACGCCTTCCGCAGGACCTGGCAGGAGCAGCACCCCGACGGCACGGTGATCTACCGTGACCTCGCCGCCAGCCCCGTCCCGCACATCACCGCCGACGCCCACACCGCCGGTTTCGCCGACCCGGGCAGCCACAGCGCGGAACAGGCCGCCGTCTTCGCCCAGCGCATGCGGCTGATCGAGGAAGTCGAGCAGGCGGACGCCCTGCTGATCGGCGCGCCGATGTACAACTACACGATCCCGTCCACGCTGAAGGCGTGGCTGGACAACGTGATCCTCTTCGGCCGCACGGCGGGCGATAACCCCTCCGCCAAGGGCACCCCGGTCACCGTCGTCGCCAGCCGTGGCGGCTCCTACGCACCGGGCACCCCGAAGGAGCCCTTCGAGTACGTGCAGAACTACCTGCGCGCCATCCTGAGCGACACCCTCGCCCTGGACCTCGACTTCATCGTCCCCGAGCTCACCATGGCCCCGCACAACCCGGCGATGGCCCAGCTGGTGCCGCTCTTCGAGGCCTCCCGGGACCGCGCCTTCGAGGAGGCGGCCCACAAGGCCAAGCAGCTCGCCGAGCGCCTGGCCGCCTGA
- a CDS encoding DoxX family protein has translation MSLATVPLSCALAAFMTFAGAPKLAGHPKTRDMARPLRVPAALLRLVGLAEVAAAIGLLVGLFETWVGVAAAVSLVVLMLGGTASHLRVKDDFTATAPALASAAAAAGVLLLHLAGD, from the coding sequence ATGTCCCTCGCCACCGTGCCGCTGTCCTGCGCGCTCGCGGCCTTCATGACCTTCGCCGGAGCGCCGAAGCTCGCGGGCCACCCGAAGACCCGGGACATGGCCCGGCCTCTGCGGGTGCCTGCCGCGCTGCTCCGCCTGGTCGGGCTGGCGGAAGTCGCCGCCGCGATCGGGCTGCTGGTGGGCCTGTTCGAGACCTGGGTGGGCGTGGCCGCGGCCGTGAGCCTCGTCGTCCTGATGCTCGGCGGGACCGCGTCCCACCTGCGCGTCAAGGACGACTTCACGGCGACCGCACCGGCCCTCGCCTCGGCCGCCGCCGCGGCGGGCGTCCTGCTGCTGCACCTCGCCGGCGACTGA
- a CDS encoding TetR/AcrR family transcriptional regulator yields the protein MASTTRRRSSAADRRSALEKRILSVIDELLRDGVTYTELSVEQIANAAGISRSTFYLYFRDKVDVLLRLSGSLKTESHAIAASWWPCGPGGGLDGLARTYELILRHYREHATLLSAINEVAAYDPAVRQAWTADQGRFVDHVVAVLEEEQRAGRTPADIDPHVAARVIVQGGGQVIAQQVADSDGSDDDDVARELANGYWFGVYRRARATTAD from the coding sequence ATGGCTTCCACCACTCGACGACGCTCCAGCGCGGCCGACCGGAGGTCCGCTCTCGAGAAGCGGATCCTGTCCGTCATCGACGAGCTGCTGCGCGACGGTGTCACCTACACCGAGCTCAGCGTCGAGCAGATCGCGAACGCCGCCGGGATCTCCCGTTCCACCTTCTACCTGTACTTCCGCGACAAGGTCGACGTCCTGCTCCGGCTGAGCGGCTCGCTGAAGACGGAGAGCCACGCCATCGCCGCTTCCTGGTGGCCCTGCGGCCCGGGAGGCGGGCTCGACGGCCTGGCCCGCACCTACGAGCTGATCCTGCGCCACTACCGCGAGCACGCCACCCTGCTGTCCGCGATCAACGAAGTGGCCGCGTACGACCCGGCGGTGCGGCAGGCGTGGACCGCCGACCAGGGCCGCTTCGTCGACCATGTCGTCGCCGTCCTCGAAGAGGAGCAGCGGGCCGGCCGGACACCGGCGGACATCGACCCGCACGTCGCCGCCCGGGTCATCGTCCAGGGAGGCGGCCAGGTCATCGCCCAGCAGGTGGCCGACAGCGACGGCAGCGACGACGACGACGTCGCGCGCGAACTGGCGAACGGTTACTGGTTCGGCGTCTATCGCCGCGCCCGGGCGACGACCGCCGACTGA
- a CDS encoding winged helix-turn-helix transcriptional regulator — MTDRMAGAGEEDDPCEGIEPLFELLGKRWTGLILAALMHKPAFFAELHRSVVGISARMLTERLAELSAHGLVVREVGAGRSCRVSYRLTDAGAALGPAFAMLRRWGVEHLTDTALVSDVSGESGPRP; from the coding sequence ATGACGGACCGCATGGCGGGTGCCGGGGAGGAAGACGACCCGTGCGAAGGCATCGAGCCACTGTTCGAGCTTCTGGGTAAGCGCTGGACCGGGCTGATCCTGGCCGCACTGATGCACAAGCCGGCCTTCTTCGCCGAGTTGCACCGGTCCGTCGTGGGCATCAGTGCGCGGATGCTGACGGAACGGCTGGCCGAGCTCTCCGCCCATGGTCTGGTGGTGCGGGAGGTCGGCGCAGGCCGTTCCTGCCGTGTCTCCTACCGGCTCACCGACGCAGGCGCCGCCCTCGGCCCGGCCTTCGCGATGCTCAGGCGATGGGGTGTGGAGCATCTGACCGACACCGCGCTGGTCTCCGACGTCAGCGGGGAGTCAGGCCCCCGTCCTTGA
- a CDS encoding VWA domain-containing protein — protein sequence MITRQRPAAGVWALLAALAAGIALPSTALADETTAAAPKVNLVLDVSGSMRARDIDGQSRMAAAKQAFNEVLDATPEDVRLGIRTLGANYPGDDQKRGCKDTAQLYPVGPLDRTEAKAAVATLTPTGWTPIGPALLAAADDLDGGTGSKRIVLISDGEDTCAPLDPCEVAREIAAKGIGLTIDTLGLVPNTRMRQQLSCIAEATGGTYTSVEHTDELTDRVNQLVDRAADPVVTPVAVEGAERCAEAPVLKSGLYTDREEFGRQRWYRVEVLPGQELRASVSVSADRDVNPAYGVLLRAVTVKGREIVRGEAAGNGRTDVISTGLRHPKRESDDDEDASVAETVCLQVTHSFSAASGVQTTPGLPLELTVDVVDGPSPSHDVASFGLGRGWWLLGALVLAGFVAGLLWGWLSRWRVAVWRTN from the coding sequence ATGATCACAAGACAACGGCCGGCGGCGGGAGTCTGGGCCCTGCTCGCCGCGCTGGCGGCCGGGATCGCCCTCCCGTCGACGGCGCTCGCCGACGAGACCACGGCCGCCGCGCCCAAGGTCAACCTGGTCCTGGACGTCAGCGGTTCGATGCGGGCGCGGGACATCGACGGGCAGTCGCGGATGGCGGCGGCGAAGCAGGCGTTCAACGAGGTGCTGGACGCCACCCCCGAGGACGTGCGGCTCGGCATCCGCACGCTCGGCGCGAACTACCCCGGCGACGACCAGAAAAGGGGCTGCAAGGACACCGCGCAGCTCTATCCGGTCGGCCCGCTGGACCGCACCGAGGCGAAGGCGGCGGTGGCCACGCTGACGCCGACCGGCTGGACCCCGATCGGCCCGGCGCTGCTCGCGGCGGCCGACGACCTCGACGGCGGTACCGGTTCCAAGCGGATCGTGCTGATCAGCGACGGCGAGGACACCTGCGCGCCGCTCGACCCGTGCGAGGTGGCCCGCGAGATCGCCGCCAAGGGCATCGGTCTCACCATCGACACGCTCGGCCTGGTGCCCAACACCCGGATGCGGCAGCAGCTCAGCTGCATCGCCGAGGCGACGGGCGGCACGTACACGTCCGTGGAGCACACGGACGAACTCACCGACCGCGTCAACCAGTTGGTGGACCGGGCGGCCGATCCGGTGGTGACCCCGGTAGCCGTCGAGGGGGCGGAGCGGTGCGCCGAGGCACCGGTGCTGAAGTCCGGCCTTTACACCGACCGCGAGGAGTTCGGCCGGCAGCGCTGGTACCGGGTGGAGGTGCTGCCCGGTCAGGAACTGCGCGCGTCCGTGAGCGTGTCGGCGGACCGGGACGTGAATCCGGCCTACGGGGTGCTGCTGCGGGCGGTCACCGTCAAGGGCCGCGAGATCGTGCGGGGCGAGGCGGCCGGGAACGGGCGCACCGACGTGATCTCCACGGGGCTGCGTCACCCGAAGCGCGAGAGCGACGACGACGAGGACGCGTCCGTGGCCGAGACCGTGTGTCTGCAGGTCACCCACTCCTTCTCGGCGGCCTCCGGCGTGCAGACCACGCCCGGACTGCCGCTGGAGCTGACGGTCGACGTCGTCGACGGACCCTCGCCGTCGCACGACGTGGCCTCCTTCGGTCTCGGGCGCGGCTGGTGGCTGCTCGGCGCCCTCGTCCTGGCCGGTTTCGTCGCCGGTCTGCTGTGGGGCTGGCTGTCGCGCTGGCGGGTCGCGGTCTGGAGGACCAACTGA
- a CDS encoding DUF397 domain-containing protein has protein sequence MRPSDLTAASWRKSSYSNQDGGACVEVSDDFDGVVPVRDSKAPQGPVLMFPATGWAAFVTGVKDGGLTPR, from the coding sequence GTGCGACCCAGCGACCTGACCGCCGCATCCTGGCGCAAGAGCAGCTACAGCAACCAGGACGGCGGAGCCTGCGTCGAGGTCTCCGACGACTTCGACGGCGTCGTCCCCGTGAGGGACAGCAAAGCCCCGCAGGGACCCGTGCTGATGTTCCCGGCGACCGGCTGGGCCGCCTTCGTCACCGGCGTCAAGGACGGGGGCCTGACTCCCCGCTGA
- a CDS encoding histidine phosphatase family protein has product MGDLLLVRHGETEWSRSGRHTGLTDVPLTERGREEARGLVPLIRSHRIAACFVSPLQRARETAELIGLHGAVRVDADLVEWDYGDYEGVTTVEIQRERPDWFLFRDGVAPGPPEHPGETVQQVGARADRMLGKVEAALADTEGVAVLVSHGHFLRVLTARRLGLPPQDGALFQLATGAVCRLGTEHGRPVIAGWNVRAGS; this is encoded by the coding sequence ATGGGTGATCTACTGCTGGTGCGGCACGGAGAGACCGAGTGGTCCCGGTCCGGGCGGCACACCGGACTGACGGACGTCCCGCTGACCGAGCGCGGCCGGGAGGAGGCGCGCGGGCTGGTGCCACTCATCCGGTCGCACCGCATCGCAGCCTGCTTCGTCAGCCCCCTGCAGCGGGCGCGGGAGACGGCCGAGCTCATCGGGCTGCACGGCGCGGTGCGGGTGGACGCGGATCTGGTGGAGTGGGACTACGGGGACTACGAGGGGGTCACGACCGTCGAGATCCAGCGGGAGCGGCCCGACTGGTTCCTGTTCAGGGACGGGGTGGCGCCCGGGCCGCCGGAGCATCCCGGGGAGACCGTGCAGCAGGTCGGGGCGCGGGCCGACCGGATGCTGGGCAAGGTGGAGGCCGCCCTCGCCGACACGGAGGGCGTGGCGGTGCTGGTGTCGCACGGGCACTTCCTGCGGGTGCTGACCGCGCGGCGGCTCGGGCTGCCGCCGCAGGACGGCGCGCTGTTCCAGCTGGCGACGGGGGCGGTGTGCCGGCTGGGCACGGAGCACGGGCGTCCGGTGATCGCGGGCTGGAATGTCAGAGCCGGGTCGTAA
- a CDS encoding MarR family winged helix-turn-helix transcriptional regulator, translating to MSVNESVAEAAESDPLSRLGFLLARNGAIANSRVHAAFVSSGLAPRQGATLMLLGRTGFMSQQALAAALEVDPSVMVGILNDLESAHLVERRRDPADRRRHIVAITEEGRGVLAKAQDAVVEVERGLFADLSPEEIATLRDLLARVRTTPGDPACAED from the coding sequence ATGAGCGTGAACGAGTCCGTGGCCGAGGCGGCCGAGAGTGACCCTCTGAGCCGGCTCGGATTCCTGCTGGCCCGCAACGGCGCCATCGCGAACAGCCGGGTGCACGCCGCCTTCGTCTCCAGTGGACTGGCGCCCCGTCAGGGCGCCACGCTGATGCTGCTGGGCAGGACCGGGTTCATGAGCCAGCAGGCCCTGGCCGCGGCGCTCGAAGTGGATCCCAGCGTCATGGTGGGGATCCTCAACGACCTGGAGTCCGCCCACCTCGTGGAGCGCCGTCGGGACCCCGCCGACCGGCGGCGCCACATCGTGGCCATCACCGAGGAGGGGCGCGGTGTCCTGGCGAAGGCCCAGGACGCCGTGGTCGAGGTCGAGCGGGGACTCTTCGCCGACCTGTCCCCGGAGGAGATCGCCACGCTGCGGGATCTCCTGGCCCGCGTCCGCACCACCCCGGGTGACCCGGCCTGCGCCGAGGACTGA
- a CDS encoding IucA/IucC family protein produces the protein MERVDLIPPPAGSDAAALVDVADLADAHAAAPLLNCLLREVALPLPGREGVYRLPGGDRLLRVRGTRRPTAPEVYTPHGWRRLGHAELVKLVTEELRRHTGLSNHELPAEMLDSRDAVAAILAARARATPPDDPYLRSEQSLVTGHPHHPAPKARGGGPVAGWLPYAPEAHARFPLVLLGLREDTVVEEGDTSALDGLGTPPPGYRLLPAHPWQLDLAAHDLAPALADGRLVRLGTTASPVWPTAAIRTVYAPDRDLFLKFSLDVRITNDVRRLWRHDLLKLRRTDAAVGRAFAGGPAAWLSDRGYRTADFAFEELAVLVRDGLGGAVLPGATPFLTAGLVEGFAGSPLDGPVDPVRWWEAYLRQVVPPVLSAFADHGVVLEAHLQNSLVACDGEGAPVQALFRDAEGVKLLPDVSRAAGWERLVYCLVVNHLAELAGALAERHPGLDPWPAVRAELVRHDLPEVAALLTAPTLPAKTNLLLRWTGADGAAARYRPLPNPLARD, from the coding sequence GTGGAACGCGTGGACCTCATCCCCCCGCCCGCGGGCTCCGACGCCGCAGCACTGGTGGACGTCGCCGATCTGGCCGACGCCCATGCGGCCGCGCCGCTGCTCAACTGCCTGCTGCGCGAGGTGGCGCTGCCGCTGCCCGGCCGCGAGGGGGTCTACCGGCTGCCCGGCGGTGACCGGCTGCTACGGGTGCGCGGCACACGGCGGCCCACCGCACCCGAGGTGTACACGCCACACGGCTGGCGCCGTCTCGGCCACGCCGAACTCGTCAAGCTCGTCACCGAGGAACTGCGCCGCCACACCGGTCTGTCCAACCACGAACTGCCCGCCGAGATGCTCGACAGCCGGGACGCCGTCGCCGCCATCCTCGCCGCACGCGCGCGTGCCACCCCGCCCGACGACCCCTATCTGCGCTCCGAGCAGTCCCTGGTCACTGGCCACCCCCACCACCCCGCACCCAAGGCGCGCGGTGGCGGCCCGGTCGCCGGCTGGCTGCCGTACGCGCCCGAGGCGCACGCCCGCTTCCCCCTCGTGCTGCTCGGACTGCGCGAGGACACCGTCGTCGAGGAGGGCGACACCTCGGCGCTGGACGGCCTCGGCACGCCCCCGCCCGGATACCGGCTGCTGCCCGCCCACCCCTGGCAGCTCGATCTGGCCGCCCACGACCTCGCCCCCGCCCTCGCCGACGGCCGGCTGGTCCGGCTGGGCACCACCGCCTCCCCGGTCTGGCCGACGGCCGCGATCCGCACGGTGTACGCCCCGGACCGCGACCTGTTCCTCAAGTTCAGCCTCGACGTGCGCATCACCAATGACGTGCGGAGGCTGTGGCGGCACGACCTGCTGAAGCTGCGCCGCACCGACGCCGCCGTAGGCAGGGCCTTCGCGGGCGGTCCGGCGGCCTGGCTGAGCGACCGGGGGTACCGCACCGCCGACTTCGCCTTCGAGGAACTCGCCGTCCTGGTCCGCGACGGACTGGGCGGCGCCGTCCTGCCCGGGGCGACCCCGTTCCTGACCGCCGGGCTGGTGGAGGGTTTCGCGGGCAGCCCGCTGGACGGTCCTGTCGACCCGGTGCGCTGGTGGGAGGCGTATCTGCGCCAGGTGGTGCCCCCGGTCCTGTCGGCCTTCGCCGACCACGGCGTCGTCCTGGAGGCGCATCTGCAGAACTCGCTCGTCGCCTGTGACGGCGAGGGGGCACCGGTGCAGGCGCTGTTCCGGGACGCGGAGGGGGTGAAGCTGCTGCCGGACGTCTCGCGTGCGGCCGGGTGGGAGCGGCTGGTGTACTGCCTGGTCGTCAACCACCTGGCCGAACTGGCCGGAGCGCTCGCCGAGCGTCACCCGGGACTCGACCCCTGGCCCGCCGTCCGCGCCGAACTGGTCCGGCACGACCTGCCCGAGGTCGCCGCGCTGCTCACCGCGCCGACGCTCCCCGCCAAGACGAACCTGCTGCTGCGCTGGACGGGAGCCGACGGGGCCGCCGCCCGCTACCGGCCGCTGCCCAACCCGCTGGCCCGCGACTGA
- a CDS encoding pyridoxal phosphate-dependent aminotransferase produces the protein MEFRQSNKLSEVCYEIRGPVIEHANALEEAGHSVLRLNTGNPALFGFEAPEEILQDMIRMLPQAHGYTDSRGILSARRAVAQRYQTLGLEVGVDDVFLGNGVSELVSMAVQALVEDGDEILIPAPDFPLWTAVTTLAGGKAVHYLCDEQADWYPDLDDMASKITDRTKAVVIINPNNPTGAVYPKEIVSGILDLARRHGLMVFADEIYDQILYDDAVHHSAAALAPDLVVLTFCGLSKTYRVAGFRSGWLVVTGPKQHARDYLEGLTMLASMRLCSNAPAQYAIQAALGGRQSIHELTAPGGRLHEQRNVAWEKLNEIPGVSCVKPQGALYAFPRLDPKVHRIHDDERFVLDLLLREKIQVVQGTGFNWPTPDHFRILTLPHADDLEAAIGRIGRFLGGYRQ, from the coding sequence ATGGAGTTCCGGCAGTCGAACAAGCTGAGCGAGGTCTGTTACGAGATCCGCGGCCCGGTGATCGAACACGCCAACGCGCTGGAGGAGGCGGGCCACAGCGTGCTGCGCCTGAACACCGGCAACCCCGCGCTGTTCGGCTTCGAGGCGCCGGAGGAGATCCTCCAGGACATGATCCGGATGCTGCCGCAGGCGCACGGCTACACCGACTCGCGCGGCATCCTCTCCGCCCGCCGCGCGGTCGCCCAGCGCTACCAGACCCTGGGCCTGGAGGTCGGCGTCGACGACGTCTTCCTCGGCAACGGCGTCTCCGAGCTGGTGTCGATGGCCGTGCAGGCGCTGGTGGAGGACGGCGACGAGATCCTGATCCCCGCCCCCGACTTCCCGCTCTGGACGGCGGTGACCACCCTCGCGGGCGGCAAGGCGGTGCACTACCTCTGCGACGAGCAGGCCGACTGGTACCCGGACCTGGACGACATGGCGTCGAAGATCACGGACCGGACGAAGGCCGTGGTGATCATCAACCCGAACAACCCCACCGGCGCGGTCTACCCGAAGGAGATCGTCTCGGGCATCCTCGACCTGGCCCGCCGGCACGGCCTGATGGTCTTCGCCGACGAGATCTACGACCAGATCCTGTACGACGACGCCGTGCACCACTCGGCCGCCGCGCTCGCGCCCGACCTGGTGGTCCTGACCTTCTGCGGCCTGTCGAAGACGTACCGGGTGGCGGGCTTCCGCTCCGGCTGGCTGGTGGTGACGGGCCCCAAGCAGCACGCCAGGGACTATCTGGAGGGCCTCACCATGCTGGCCTCCATGCGGCTGTGCTCCAACGCGCCCGCGCAGTACGCCATTCAGGCCGCCCTCGGGGGCCGGCAGTCCATCCACGAGCTGACCGCGCCCGGCGGCCGGCTGCACGAACAGCGCAACGTGGCGTGGGAGAAGCTCAACGAGATCCCGGGCGTGTCGTGCGTGAAGCCCCAGGGAGCCCTGTACGCCTTCCCCCGGCTCGACCCCAAGGTGCACCGGATCCACGACGACGAGAGGTTCGTCCTGGACCTGCTGCTGCGGGAGAAGATCCAGGTGGTCCAGGGCACGGGCTTCAACTGGCCGACCCCGGACCACTTCCGGATCCTGACGTTGCCGCACGCGGATGATCTGGAGGCGGCGATCGGGCGGATCGGGCGGTTCCTCGGCGGGTACCGGCAGTAG
- a CDS encoding winged helix-turn-helix transcriptional regulator, protein MSPRRSYDQYCSAARALDVVGDRWTLLIVRELLAGARRYTDLHADLPGVSTDVLASRLKDMERDGLATRRRLPPPGAANVYELTPRGRELLPVLQALGAWGQAELGERRPTDAVRAHWFALPLLRALDGEGLVEVRLEEGHFHLYVGAEEGPVYGDGPAPREPDAVLVLGADTCAAVARGEVSVTDAVRDGRITVTGDGAVAKALRET, encoded by the coding sequence ATGTCACCTCGTCGAAGCTACGACCAGTACTGCTCCGCCGCCCGCGCGCTCGATGTCGTCGGCGACCGCTGGACCCTGCTGATCGTCCGTGAACTCCTCGCCGGCGCGCGCCGTTACACGGACCTGCACGCGGATCTGCCGGGCGTCAGCACGGACGTACTGGCGTCACGGCTGAAGGACATGGAACGCGACGGGCTGGCCACCAGGCGGCGGCTGCCGCCGCCCGGAGCGGCGAACGTCTACGAACTCACGCCCCGCGGACGCGAGTTGCTGCCGGTCCTGCAGGCGCTCGGCGCCTGGGGGCAGGCCGAACTCGGCGAGCGACGGCCGACCGACGCCGTCCGCGCCCACTGGTTCGCGCTGCCCCTGCTGCGGGCCCTGGACGGGGAAGGACTCGTCGAAGTGCGGCTGGAGGAGGGGCACTTCCACCTGTACGTCGGCGCCGAGGAGGGTCCCGTGTACGGTGACGGCCCGGCGCCGCGCGAACCCGACGCCGTGCTGGTCCTCGGCGCCGACACCTGCGCGGCGGTCGCCCGCGGCGAGGTGAGCGTGACGGACGCCGTACGGGACGGACGGATCACGGTGACCGGCGACGGCGCGGTGGCCAAGGCGCTGCGGGAGACCTGA